In a single window of the Papaver somniferum cultivar HN1 chromosome 8, ASM357369v1, whole genome shotgun sequence genome:
- the LOC113304146 gene encoding Werner Syndrome-like exonuclease: MSSTSSADSGKYRRNTKKHTSIQVVDKKAETRHIFKVKYYNDKIHTTVTHTESAVEKWIDDVYKSFVDRLGNLVVGLDIEQVQNNKVDVLQLCVGHKCLIFQFFGCDKDQVPASLVHFLNDHDIKFVGAGIDRVAEKLLVDYGMSISSKSEDLGRLADNKLGTRGLYHAKLNSLVNIVLGEHLHHEPKYTRITFSRWDRDYLKNEQVEHACLDAYASFKLGLYLSLLPSPKETNKAKAICPGAI; this comes from the coding sequence ATGAGCTCTACCAGCAGTGCTGATAGTGGTAAATATCGAAGAAATACTAAAAAGCATACATCTATTCAAGTTGTTGATAAAAAAGCAGAAACACGCCACATCTTTAAGGTGAAATACTACAATGATAAAATCCACACAACGGTAACTCACACAGAATCTGCTGTCGAAAAATGGATCGATGATGTATATAAAAGTTTCGTTGATAGACTCGGCAATCTTGTCGTGGGTTTGGACATCGAACAGGTGCAGAATAACAAAGTCGACGTATTGCAATTGTGTGTTGGACATAAATGTTTAATATTTCAGTTCTTTGGTTGTGATAAAGATCAAGTTCCTGCATCTCTTGTCCATTTTCTTAACGACCATGACATTAAATTCGTCGGAGCTGGAATCGATAGGGTTGCAGAGAAGCTTTTGGTTGATTATGGAATGAGTATTTCATCAAAAAGTGAAGATCTTGGAAGATTGGCTGATAATAAGCTTGGTACACGAGGACTTTATCATGCCAAGTTGAACTCTTTAGTGAATATTGTGCTCGGCGAACATCTACATCATGAACCCAAGTATACAAGGATTACCTTCAGTAGATGGGACAGAGATTATTTAAAGAACGAGCAGGTTGAACATGCTTGTTTAGATGCTTATGCTTCGTTCAAGCTCGGTCTTTATTTGTCGCTTCTTCCATCCCCAAAAGAAACTAACAAGGCCAAGGCAATTTGCCCAGGCGCtatctag